A genome region from Bradyrhizobium commune includes the following:
- a CDS encoding glutamine amidotransferase, whose amino-acid sequence MSFRTDRLGGAEVVPFRKRAPGATASAGEAPLPVLIVLHQESSTPGRVGNALRALGHRLDIRRPRFGDSLPETLGQHAGAVVFGGPMSANDSDGYIRREIDWIEIPLREQRPFLGICLGAQMLAMQLGARVAPHADALTQIGYYPIRPTAAGHALCPAWPAQVYHWHREGFELPVGAELLAEGDDFPNQAFRTGNAIGVQFHPDVTYAMMHCWTTRGYDGLSAPGARERHHHFADRAVYDVAERAWLDHFIDGWLARRPVLAQAAE is encoded by the coding sequence ATGTCGTTCCGGACGGACAGGCTTGGTGGTGCAGAGGTGGTGCCCTTCCGCAAGAGGGCGCCCGGCGCGACCGCCTCCGCCGGCGAAGCCCCGTTGCCGGTTCTGATCGTCCTGCATCAGGAATCCTCGACGCCCGGCCGCGTCGGCAATGCGCTCCGCGCGCTCGGCCATCGCCTCGACATCCGCAGGCCCCGCTTCGGCGATTCCTTGCCCGAGACGCTCGGGCAGCATGCCGGTGCCGTGGTCTTCGGCGGGCCGATGAGCGCCAACGATTCCGACGGCTACATCCGCCGCGAGATCGACTGGATCGAAATTCCGCTCCGCGAGCAGCGGCCGTTCCTCGGCATCTGTCTTGGTGCACAGATGCTGGCAATGCAGCTCGGGGCCCGCGTCGCGCCGCATGCCGACGCGCTGACCCAGATCGGCTATTACCCGATCCGCCCGACCGCTGCCGGACATGCGCTGTGCCCGGCCTGGCCGGCGCAGGTCTATCACTGGCATCGCGAAGGTTTCGAGCTGCCGGTCGGTGCCGAACTGCTTGCGGAAGGCGATGATTTTCCGAACCAGGCATTCCGCACGGGCAATGCCATTGGCGTGCAGTTTCACCCCGACGTGACCTACGCGATGATGCATTGCTGGACGACGCGCGGCTATGACGGCCTGTCCGCGCCCGGTGCACGCGAGCGGCATCATCATTTTGCCGACCGCGCCGTCTATGATGTCGCCGAACGCGCCTGGCTCGATCATTTCATCGACGGCTGGCTGGCGCGCCGACCGGTGCTGGCGCAAGCCGCAGAGTAA
- a CDS encoding SDR family NAD(P)-dependent oxidoreductase, which yields MTERVTLITGASAGIGTELARVFAANGHRLALTARRADRLEALANELCTKGGKKPIVIACDLQDADAGEKIAAALAAEGVELDYLVNNAGFGVFGDAIECDRVAQVGIVDVNVRALTDLSLRFADQLIRNRGGLLNVGSVAGFLPGPGMAVYYASKAYVISLTEALRAELAPRGVRVTVLCPGPVQTEFQARAGVGAGHDTAVLNVPAVDVARQAYRGLMANKRAVLPGLGIKIVPFALRFFPRGFILSATSRFQRQRH from the coding sequence GTGACTGAGCGGGTGACGCTGATTACCGGTGCCTCGGCGGGCATTGGCACGGAGCTGGCGCGCGTTTTCGCCGCCAACGGCCACCGTCTTGCGCTGACCGCGCGGCGGGCGGATCGGCTCGAGGCGCTTGCGAACGAGCTTTGCACCAAGGGCGGCAAGAAGCCGATCGTGATCGCCTGCGATCTCCAGGACGCGGACGCCGGCGAAAAGATTGCGGCAGCGCTCGCGGCCGAAGGCGTGGAGCTCGATTATCTCGTCAATAATGCCGGGTTCGGCGTGTTCGGCGATGCAATCGAATGCGATCGCGTCGCCCAGGTCGGTATCGTCGATGTCAACGTCCGTGCCCTGACGGATCTGTCGCTGCGCTTTGCCGATCAACTCATCCGCAACAGGGGCGGTCTGCTCAATGTTGGATCGGTCGCCGGCTTTCTGCCCGGCCCCGGCATGGCCGTCTACTACGCGTCCAAGGCTTATGTGATTTCACTGACCGAAGCCTTGCGCGCCGAGCTCGCGCCGCGCGGCGTGCGTGTCACCGTACTTTGCCCGGGTCCGGTGCAGACCGAATTCCAGGCACGTGCCGGCGTCGGTGCCGGACATGACACCGCCGTTCTCAACGTTCCTGCCGTGGACGTTGCGCGGCAGGCCTATCGTGGCCTGATGGCCAACAAGCGGGCAGTGCTGCCCGGCCTCGGCATCAAGATTGTGCCATTCGCGCTGCGTTTCTTCCCGCGCGGCTTCATCCTGTCCGCCACCAGTCGGTTCCAGCGGCAGCGGCACTGA
- the ppa gene encoding inorganic diphosphatase, which translates to MRIDAISIGKNVPHDVNVVIEVPVGGEPIKYEMDKEAGTLVVDRFLYTPMRYPGNYGFIPHTLSDDGDPCDVLIINTRAIIPGAVMSVRPVGVLFMEDEAGGDEKILAVPSSKLTQRYDKVKSYSDLPDITLQQIQHFFEHYKDLEKGKWVKILRWGGPEDAQKLILEGIEREKKKKA; encoded by the coding sequence ATGCGTATCGATGCGATCTCGATCGGGAAAAACGTACCGCACGACGTCAACGTCGTCATCGAAGTCCCCGTGGGCGGCGAACCGATCAAATACGAGATGGACAAGGAAGCCGGCACGCTGGTGGTCGATCGCTTCCTCTACACGCCGATGCGTTACCCCGGCAATTACGGCTTCATCCCGCACACGCTGTCGGATGACGGCGATCCCTGCGACGTCCTGATCATCAACACCCGCGCCATCATCCCCGGCGCGGTCATGAGCGTGCGCCCGGTCGGCGTGCTGTTCATGGAGGACGAAGCCGGCGGCGACGAGAAGATCCTGGCGGTGCCGTCGTCGAAGCTGACCCAGCGCTACGACAAGGTGAAGTCCTATTCCGACCTGCCGGATATCACGCTGCAGCAGATCCAGCACTTCTTCGAGCACTACAAGGATCTCGAGAAGGGCAAGTGGGTGAAGATCCTGCGCTGGGGCGGCCCGGAAGACGCGCAGAAGCTGATCCTCGAAGGCATCGAGCGCGAGAAAAAGAAGAAGGCGTAA
- a CDS encoding DUF2269 family protein, whose translation MTLYFLVKYLHVLGAIVILGTGTGIAFFMLMAHRTNDAWFIARTASVVVIADTIFTFSAVIFQPVSGGLLMMLSNTSAAERWLLASLVLYVIAGLFWIPVVFMQIEMRDLARKAAEQRSALPERYFVLFRRWFAFGFPGFGATMLILWLMIAKPF comes from the coding sequence ATGACACTGTATTTTCTGGTCAAATATCTCCACGTGCTCGGGGCCATCGTCATCCTCGGCACCGGAACCGGCATCGCCTTCTTCATGCTGATGGCGCATCGCACGAACGACGCGTGGTTCATCGCGCGCACCGCTTCTGTGGTGGTGATCGCGGATACGATCTTCACGTTCTCGGCGGTGATCTTCCAGCCGGTCTCGGGCGGCTTGCTGATGATGCTCTCCAACACGTCGGCGGCCGAGCGCTGGCTGCTCGCCTCGCTGGTGCTCTACGTCATCGCGGGCCTGTTCTGGATTCCCGTCGTCTTCATGCAAATCGAGATGCGTGATCTCGCGCGGAAAGCGGCCGAGCAACGCAGCGCGCTCCCGGAGCGATACTTCGTGCTATTCCGCCGCTGGTTCGCGTTCGGCTTCCCCGGCTTCGGCGCGACGATGCTGATCTTGTGGCTGATGATCGCGAAACCGTTTTGA
- a CDS encoding enoyl-CoA hydratase has product MAYEHILYEVSDKIATITLNRPDRMNAWTPTMERDVRHAMEASSADDNVHVIVLTGSGRAFCAGADMDALKGLDPNDIRRASNLPPFDMNRRPDWQTRYGFYPSIGKPVIAMLNGATAGIGLVHALYCDLRFAADNTVFTTAFARRGLIAEHGISWMLPRIVGHANAMDLLLSARRVASDEALRIGLVNRLCPPEKLREETYAYARDLADFVSPSAMAVIKRQLYEVPFQTLAEATIEANREMLVALNGSDFREGVASFMEKRPPRFTGK; this is encoded by the coding sequence GTGGCCTACGAACACATTCTCTATGAGGTGAGCGACAAGATCGCGACCATCACGCTCAATCGTCCCGACCGCATGAATGCATGGACGCCGACCATGGAGCGCGACGTGCGCCACGCGATGGAGGCATCGAGCGCAGACGACAATGTCCACGTCATCGTGCTCACCGGCTCGGGCCGCGCCTTCTGCGCCGGCGCCGACATGGATGCGCTGAAGGGGCTCGATCCCAACGATATCAGGCGCGCCTCGAACCTGCCGCCCTTCGACATGAATCGCCGGCCGGACTGGCAGACGCGCTACGGCTTCTATCCGTCGATCGGCAAGCCGGTGATCGCGATGCTCAACGGCGCCACCGCCGGCATCGGCCTCGTCCACGCGCTCTATTGCGACCTGCGCTTTGCCGCCGACAATACGGTGTTCACCACCGCCTTTGCGCGGCGCGGACTTATTGCCGAGCATGGCATCAGCTGGATGCTGCCGCGTATCGTCGGCCACGCCAATGCGATGGATTTGCTGCTCTCGGCGCGGCGCGTGGCAAGCGACGAGGCGTTGCGGATCGGACTCGTCAACCGGCTTTGCCCGCCCGAAAAACTGCGCGAGGAGACCTATGCCTATGCGCGCGACCTCGCCGATTTCGTCTCGCCGAGCGCAATGGCCGTGATCAAGCGCCAGCTCTACGAGGTGCCGTTTCAGACGTTGGCCGAGGCCACGATCGAGGCCAACCGGGAGATGCTGGTCGCGCTCAACGGCAGCGATTTCCGGGAAGGTGTGGCAAGCTTTATGGAGAAACGGCCACCAAGGTTTACGGGGAAGTAG
- a CDS encoding GNAT family N-acetyltransferase: protein MSTTLIEVRPAKAADATAVASTHDEAWRSAYQGIIPGAELEKLINRRGPQWWDSAIRKGSRVSVLVFGDKIAGYANYGRNRARSLHFDGEIYELYLRPEFQGLGFGRRLFAAARRDLMQSNLKSMVVWALSDNDPATEFYRALGGRMVARSSERFGPKSLDKVAFAWTN from the coding sequence ATGAGCACAACCCTGATCGAGGTCCGGCCGGCCAAAGCTGCAGATGCAACTGCGGTGGCGTCGACCCATGACGAAGCCTGGCGTTCCGCCTATCAGGGCATCATTCCCGGCGCCGAGCTGGAAAAGCTGATCAACCGCCGCGGTCCGCAGTGGTGGGACAGCGCAATCCGCAAGGGCAGCCGCGTCAGTGTGCTGGTGTTCGGCGACAAGATCGCGGGCTACGCCAATTACGGCCGCAACCGCGCCCGTAGCCTGCATTTCGACGGCGAGATCTACGAGCTTTATCTTCGCCCCGAGTTTCAGGGCCTCGGCTTCGGCCGTCGCCTGTTCGCCGCCGCCCGTCGCGACCTTATGCAGAGCAATCTGAAGAGCATGGTGGTGTGGGCGCTCTCGGACAATGATCCCGCCACCGAGTTCTACCGGGCCCTGGGCGGCCGCATGGTGGCGCGTTCCTCGGAGCGGTTCGGGCCGAAGTCGCTCGACAAGGTCGCCTTCGCCTGGACCAATTGA
- a CDS encoding DUF167 domain-containing protein, translating into MAPWRTSTTGVTIALRVTPRGGRDDVDGIEQLSDGRDVLKVRVRAVADGGEANRAVLALLAKSLGVPKASVSLLSGATSRLKQVAIEGDPARLTEVLRQLAPDGSQA; encoded by the coding sequence ATGGCGCCTTGGCGGACCTCCACCACAGGCGTCACCATTGCATTGCGGGTGACGCCGCGCGGTGGCCGCGATGACGTCGACGGGATCGAGCAACTCTCGGACGGACGTGATGTCTTGAAGGTGCGCGTGCGGGCCGTAGCCGATGGCGGTGAAGCTAATCGTGCGGTGCTGGCGCTGCTGGCGAAATCGCTGGGCGTGCCCAAGGCCAGCGTGAGTCTTCTCTCCGGGGCGACGTCGCGGCTGAAGCAGGTTGCGATCGAGGGTGATCCGGCACGGCTCACTGAGGTGTTGCGCCAGCTCGCGCCGGACGGGTCACAGGCATAG
- the folD gene encoding bifunctional methylenetetrahydrofolate dehydrogenase/methenyltetrahydrofolate cyclohydrolase FolD, which produces MTAKNIDGKVIAAELRARVADEAARVKREHNLVPGLAVVLVGNDPASEVYVRSKQTQTQAAGMASFEHKLPADVSQGDLLALVAKLNRDPAVHGILVQLPLPKGLNTEAVINAIDPAKDVDGLHPNNAGRLAGGFEALSPCTPLGCIILTKSVHASLEGMNAIVIGRSNLVGRPLVQLLLNENATVTIAHSRSRDLPGLVKQADLVYAAVGKPEMVRGDWLKPGATVIDVGINRIPKDDGKTRLVGDVAYQEALGVAGAVTPVPGGVGQMTVACLLVNTLRAACAIAGLPKPAV; this is translated from the coding sequence ATGACGGCCAAGAACATCGATGGAAAAGTCATTGCCGCGGAGCTTCGCGCCCGCGTCGCCGACGAAGCCGCCCGCGTCAAGCGCGAGCACAATCTGGTGCCTGGCCTCGCCGTTGTCCTGGTCGGCAACGATCCCGCCAGCGAAGTCTATGTCCGCTCGAAGCAGACCCAAACCCAGGCCGCCGGCATGGCGTCGTTCGAGCACAAGCTGCCGGCCGACGTGTCGCAAGGAGATCTGCTCGCGCTCGTGGCAAAACTCAATCGCGATCCCGCCGTGCACGGCATTCTGGTGCAGCTGCCGTTGCCCAAGGGTCTCAACACCGAGGCCGTGATCAATGCGATCGATCCCGCCAAGGACGTCGACGGCCTTCATCCCAACAATGCCGGCCGGCTCGCCGGCGGTTTCGAGGCGCTGTCGCCCTGCACGCCGCTCGGCTGCATCATCCTGACCAAGAGCGTGCATGCTTCGCTCGAAGGCATGAACGCCATCGTCATCGGCCGCTCCAACCTGGTCGGCCGTCCGCTGGTGCAATTGCTGCTGAACGAGAACGCCACGGTGACGATCGCGCATTCGCGCTCGCGCGATTTGCCTGGGCTCGTGAAGCAGGCCGATCTCGTTTATGCCGCGGTCGGCAAGCCTGAGATGGTGCGCGGCGACTGGCTGAAGCCCGGTGCGACCGTGATCGACGTCGGCATCAACCGGATTCCAAAGGATGACGGCAAGACCCGTCTCGTCGGCGATGTCGCCTATCAGGAAGCACTCGGCGTTGCCGGCGCGGTGACACCGGTGCCGGGTGGCGTCGGCCAGATGACGGTCGCCTGCCTGCTGGTGAACACGCTGCGCGCGGCCTGTGCGATTGCGGGCCTACCGAAGCCGGCGGTGTAA
- a CDS encoding SDR family oxidoreductase — MSERIILVLGASGLIGRFVTDDLRARGFRVVGVARSLSPAQRMSALDIELPVLSLDAAALAGLLREHEVDVAVNCLGVLQDGPGSDTNAVHRDFVARLLQAIGDSGRAIRLVHISIPGTVEADRTAFAMTKREAERLIAASGIPHAILRPGFVVAPSAYGGSAMLRALAAFPLDLPPAEMATPFQSVAVEDIAATIAWLAVRDIDDVIVKAVSWDLMQAEPIAMAGVIKQFRFAFGTAGWPRIAMPSLMLGLGAKIGDFANTLGWMPPMRSTAIAELRRGVTGDPSAWIAATGITPKTLAETIGRHPATIQDKWFARLFLIKALILASLVAFWLVSGFIALFVSYRAAAGILSAHNFPPALVDPVTVGTSLMDMSIGVLIAFRRTAAIGLVAGIAVSLGYMFGAAILTPYLWIEPLGALVKTGPAIVLMLVALLMLDNR; from the coding sequence ATGAGTGAGCGCATCATTTTGGTGCTCGGCGCCTCCGGCCTGATCGGCCGCTTCGTCACTGACGATCTCCGCGCCCGTGGCTTTCGCGTGGTCGGCGTCGCGCGCAGCCTGTCGCCGGCGCAGAGAATGAGCGCGCTCGATATCGAGCTGCCGGTCTTGTCGCTCGATGCAGCCGCGCTGGCGGGTCTGTTGCGCGAGCATGAGGTCGATGTCGCCGTGAACTGCCTCGGCGTGCTCCAGGATGGTCCGGGCAGCGACACCAATGCCGTGCATCGTGATTTCGTCGCGCGCCTGCTTCAGGCGATCGGCGACAGCGGCCGGGCGATCCGGCTGGTGCACATTTCAATTCCCGGAACCGTGGAGGCGGATCGCACCGCCTTCGCCATGACGAAGCGTGAGGCCGAGCGGCTGATCGCGGCGTCCGGAATTCCCCATGCCATCCTGCGGCCCGGCTTTGTGGTGGCGCCGTCAGCCTATGGCGGCAGCGCCATGCTGCGCGCGCTCGCCGCCTTTCCGCTCGACCTGCCGCCCGCGGAGATGGCGACACCATTCCAGTCCGTCGCAGTCGAGGACATCGCCGCCACCATCGCCTGGCTCGCCGTGCGCGACATCGACGATGTCATCGTCAAAGCGGTGAGCTGGGACTTGATGCAAGCCGAGCCCATCGCGATGGCCGGTGTCATCAAGCAGTTCCGTTTCGCCTTCGGCACGGCTGGCTGGCCGCGGATCGCGATGCCGTCGTTGATGCTCGGTCTCGGCGCAAAAATCGGCGATTTCGCCAACACTCTCGGCTGGATGCCGCCGATGCGCTCAACCGCCATTGCCGAGCTGCGCCGCGGCGTGACCGGTGACCCCTCAGCCTGGATCGCGGCCACCGGCATCACGCCCAAGACGTTGGCGGAGACGATCGGGCGTCATCCCGCAACCATCCAGGACAAATGGTTTGCGCGGCTGTTCCTGATCAAGGCGCTGATCCTCGCAAGCCTGGTTGCATTCTGGCTCGTCTCGGGCTTCATCGCGCTGTTCGTCTCCTATCGCGCCGCTGCCGGCATTTTGAGTGCCCACAATTTCCCGCCGGCGCTGGTCGATCCCGTCACCGTCGGCACCAGCCTGATGGACATGTCGATCGGCGTGCTGATTGCCTTCCGCCGCACAGCAGCGATCGGCTTGGTTGCGGGCATCGCCGTCTCGCTCGGTTATATGTTCGGCGCAGCGATCCTGACGCCATATCTCTGGATCGAGCCGCTCGGGGCGCTGGTAAAGACAGGGCCGGCGATCGTGCTGATGCTCGTTGCACTCCTCATGCTGGATAACAGATAG
- a CDS encoding M20 family peptidase — MRRFLKIVRNLALLIVAGLVVLAGVLAYNVVTRGSRQVQVRAIPRVTVDAQAAARRLSEAIRFRTISNFLNPEQDADALRGLQAHIAANFPAFHAAAKREVIGGYSLLYTWEGTDPRAQPIALLAHQDVVPIAPGTEKDWQQKPFDGAVADGYIWGRGSWDDKGNLYSMLEAVEQMAKDGFRPKRTIYFGFGHDEEVSGTRGARLIAAALAARGVKLDFVLDEGLLITEGIMKGLDKPAALIGVAEKGYSTLVLTAHTAPGHSSMPPRETAIGMMSAALTRLEDHRLPPHVRGTVAEMFDTLAPEMGGFNRVVLSNLWLFKPLLLREFEKSGPTEAMVRTTTALTIFNAGDKDNVLPGNAEATVNFRLLPGDTEASVTDHVRSTIANDKISIATFPGNTDPPPVTGTASPSYAALTRSIREVFPDVIVAPGLMIAATDSRHYAGLTDNIFRFSPVRANSDDLKRFHGTNERLSVEGYADMIRFYRRLIENTAG, encoded by the coding sequence ATGCGCCGCTTTCTCAAGATCGTCCGCAATCTGGCCCTGCTGATCGTCGCAGGCCTCGTCGTTCTCGCCGGCGTGTTGGCGTACAATGTCGTCACGCGCGGCTCGCGGCAGGTGCAGGTCAGGGCGATCCCGCGCGTTACCGTCGATGCGCAAGCGGCTGCGCGGCGCCTGTCGGAAGCGATCCGCTTCCGGACCATCTCGAACTTCCTCAATCCGGAGCAGGACGCGGACGCGCTGCGCGGCCTTCAGGCTCATATCGCCGCGAATTTCCCGGCCTTCCACGCCGCCGCCAAGCGCGAGGTGATCGGCGGCTACAGCCTGCTTTACACCTGGGAAGGCACTGACCCGAGGGCACAGCCGATCGCGCTACTCGCGCATCAGGATGTGGTGCCGATCGCGCCGGGCACCGAGAAGGACTGGCAGCAGAAGCCGTTCGATGGCGCGGTGGCGGACGGCTACATCTGGGGCCGCGGCTCCTGGGACGACAAGGGTAATCTCTACTCGATGCTCGAGGCCGTCGAGCAGATGGCCAAAGACGGCTTCCGCCCGAAGCGAACGATCTATTTCGGCTTCGGCCACGACGAGGAAGTCTCGGGCACCCGCGGCGCCAGGCTGATCGCCGCCGCCCTTGCCGCGCGCGGCGTCAAACTCGACTTCGTGCTCGACGAGGGCCTGCTGATCACCGAAGGCATCATGAAGGGCCTCGACAAGCCGGCAGCGTTGATCGGCGTTGCCGAGAAGGGCTATTCGACGCTGGTGCTGACGGCACATACGGCGCCCGGGCACTCCTCGATGCCGCCGCGCGAGACCGCGATCGGGATGATGAGCGCCGCGCTGACGCGGCTGGAAGACCACCGGCTGCCGCCGCATGTCCGCGGCACGGTCGCCGAGATGTTCGACACGCTGGCGCCGGAGATGGGCGGCTTCAACCGCGTGGTGCTGTCGAACCTGTGGCTGTTCAAGCCGCTGCTGCTGCGCGAATTCGAGAAGAGCGGCCCGACCGAAGCGATGGTCCGCACCACCACGGCGCTGACCATCTTCAATGCCGGCGACAAGGACAATGTGCTGCCCGGGAATGCGGAAGCGACCGTCAATTTCCGCCTGCTGCCCGGCGATACCGAGGCCAGCGTCACCGATCACGTCCGCTCGACGATCGCCAATGACAAGATCTCGATCGCGACGTTCCCGGGCAATACCGACCCGCCGCCCGTGACGGGCACCGCGAGCCCGTCCTATGCGGCGCTGACGCGCTCGATCCGCGAAGTTTTTCCCGACGTGATCGTGGCCCCCGGCCTGATGATCGCGGCGACGGATTCCCGCCACTATGCCGGCCTCACCGACAACATCTTCCGCTTCTCGCCGGTGCGCGCCAATTCCGACGATCTCAAGCGATTCCACGGCACCAACGAGCGCCTCAGCGTCGAGGGCTATGCCGACATGATCCGGTTCTACCGGCGGCTGATCGAGAACACGGCGGGGTGA
- a CDS encoding thiol-disulfide oxidoreductase DCC family protein produces MPKWPDDDVILFDGVCIFCSRWVRFVAQRDTAKRFRFTPIQSDYGARLARTFGIDPDDPDTNAVVHGGAVFMKSDAALTVLSHLPGWGWTRALFAVPKFLRDPVYSLIAHNRYRIFGKYDACFVPDADLRARVIE; encoded by the coding sequence ATGCCAAAGTGGCCCGATGACGACGTGATTCTGTTCGACGGTGTCTGCATCTTCTGTTCGCGCTGGGTCCGTTTCGTCGCGCAACGCGACACGGCGAAGCGGTTTCGCTTCACGCCCATCCAGTCGGATTATGGTGCAAGGCTCGCAAGGACGTTCGGCATCGATCCCGATGATCCCGACACCAATGCCGTGGTCCACGGCGGCGCGGTCTTCATGAAGTCGGACGCCGCGCTGACCGTGTTGTCGCATCTGCCGGGCTGGGGCTGGACGCGCGCGCTTTTCGCGGTGCCGAAGTTTTTACGCGATCCCGTGTACAGCCTGATCGCGCACAATCGCTACCGCATCTTCGGGAAGTACGATGCGTGCTTTGTTCCGGATGCTGATTTGCGGGCGAGGGTGATCGAATAA
- a CDS encoding YggT family protein yields MRPIVFILIQIINLYIYLLIASAILSWLIAFNVVNTRNQFVGAVWEFLYRITEPVLGPIRRRLPSMGGLDLSPIVAFFVLWLIQLYLAEYVYPNVP; encoded by the coding sequence ATGCGCCCGATCGTCTTCATCCTGATCCAGATCATCAATCTGTACATTTACCTGCTGATCGCATCGGCAATCCTGTCCTGGTTGATCGCGTTCAACGTCGTGAACACCCGCAACCAGTTCGTCGGCGCGGTCTGGGAGTTCCTTTATCGGATCACAGAGCCGGTGCTCGGCCCGATTCGGCGACGACTGCCCAGCATGGGCGGGCTCGATCTTTCTCCGATCGTCGCGTTCTTCGTGCTGTGGCTGATCCAGCTCTATCTCGCCGAGTACGTTTATCCGAACGTGCCTTGA
- a CDS encoding alpha/beta hydrolase family protein, whose product MRLLDTLALLPLLTLLTAPPLCAQVTFGASGAEGEPFRRQEWRVPSPDTDIAAHALLFRPVGAGPFRLAVIAHASTQNLLRRVQMPQPEYRALAAFLVARGFAVLVPERPGHGATGGRYVEDQGGCDEADYARSGRATAEEISLALEFLRKQDFIRKDAAIVLGHSAGGWGTLALADSDPKAISAIIAFAPGRGGHANDEPNKICAPHSLLTAATEFGKTARIPVTWLVAANDSYFAPAFSRGLADAFRNGGGKVDFDTLPSVGSEGHWMIETEAGVKAAGSDLDRALKPAKKP is encoded by the coding sequence ATGCGGCTTCTCGACACGCTTGCCCTCCTGCCTCTGCTGACCTTGCTGACCGCGCCGCCTTTGTGCGCTCAGGTCACCTTTGGTGCGTCGGGCGCGGAGGGCGAGCCATTTCGCCGACAGGAATGGCGCGTGCCGTCGCCGGATACCGACATTGCCGCGCATGCGCTGCTGTTTCGTCCCGTTGGCGCGGGCCCGTTCCGGCTTGCGGTGATCGCGCATGCCTCGACGCAGAACCTGCTGCGTCGTGTGCAAATGCCGCAGCCGGAATATCGCGCGCTCGCAGCGTTCCTCGTCGCGCGCGGCTTTGCCGTGCTGGTGCCGGAACGGCCCGGCCATGGTGCGACCGGCGGCCGCTATGTCGAAGACCAGGGCGGTTGTGACGAGGCGGACTATGCGCGTTCCGGCCGTGCCACCGCGGAGGAGATTTCGCTCGCGCTGGAATTTCTGCGGAAGCAGGATTTTATTCGCAAGGACGCCGCCATCGTGCTCGGCCATTCCGCCGGTGGCTGGGGCACGCTGGCGCTTGCCGATAGTGATCCGAAGGCGATTTCAGCGATCATCGCGTTCGCGCCGGGGCGCGGCGGCCACGCCAATGATGAGCCGAACAAGATTTGCGCACCACATTCGCTTCTCACGGCTGCAACGGAATTTGGCAAGACCGCGCGTATTCCCGTCACATGGCTTGTTGCGGCCAATGACAGCTATTTTGCGCCGGCGTTCTCGCGAGGACTGGCCGACGCATTTCGCAACGGTGGCGGCAAGGTCGATTTCGACACGCTCCCATCCGTCGGCAGCGAGGGCCATTGGATGATAGAGACCGAGGCCGGCGTCAAGGCTGCGGGGAGCGATCTCGATCGCGCGCTAAAGCCGGCGAAGAAACCATGA